The sequence ACGGTTAGGGGAAATAAAGCCCGTTTTTGTGGCTGATGTGCTAGCCTATATGAAGGGTAGGAAATACTCTCAGAATTATGCTAATAAAGTTATACGAGTTGCTATGCAGGTCTTAAACCTTGCTGAAGACTCTGAGCATATACCCCGTAACCCGCTCCGAAACGTTCGGCTCAAGCATGAACGGGTAAACATTGTCTATCTCGATGAAACAGAGATTGAGAAGCTCAGAGCTTATCAGTTCCATAATGATACGTTTGATCTGGTTAGAGATGGGTTCATGTTCCAGATTTATACCGGATTAGCTTATACAGACCCTTACAACGTTACAAAGGAGTGTATAACTGTCATTGATGAAATGACTTGCTTACGTATTAAGCGTACTAAGACGCAAGCCCCTTGCATCATTCCGCTATTGCCGCCCGCCTTGGCTCTCATCGAAAAATATAAAGGGTGGGGTTACTGCGAGTTTCACGGTAAACTGATTCCGCTGATCTCGAATCAAAAAATGAACAGTTATCTAAAAGAGATAGCTGGTATCTGTGGGATTCCCAAACACCTCACTACGCACGTTGGCCGCAAATCAGCGGCAACGTTTCTGGTAAACAACGGCATTACGCCCGTTGCGCTTCAATCAATTTTGGGTCATTCGTCTTTCACCACTACCGCCAAGCATTACGCCGTGACGATGGATAGAACGGTAGTACGTGAAATGGGTGATCTCTCTAAACGCAAATTCGCTATGACATAACCAGCACCCATAAAAAAGCCCGCTCACTATTACCAGTAGTGAGCGGGCTTGAGTCTCAGACACGGCGGCAAACCATCTCTAAGAGTTTCAAAAACAAAAATCTCTATGGCAAATATAGCCAAAAACTCTGTTCAAACCGAACAGATTCCAATCATCACGCGCATACGTGAATACCTTACTGAGCGGTATGAATTCAGACTTGATGTCGTTTCTAACGTTCTACAGTACAAGCCTGTTGGCGAACCCTGCTTTAGGGAAATGAACGAAAACAACCTGCTACGGGAGCTTTACGAAAAAGGTTTTGGTCGATTTAAAGACCAGTTGAAGGCCCTGCTACGCTCAGACTTCATTCCAGAGCATGACCCATTCAAAGAGTACTTTGAAGGCCTACCGCAATGGGATAGAACACAACCGGATTATATAGCTGACTTTGCATCTTACGTTGATGTACCTGACCCTAGCTGGTTTGGGTCAATGTTCAAAAAGATGCTCGTAAGGACAGTTGCTTGCTCTATTGGCCATGCTAAGTTCAACAAGCAATGCTTCGTGCTGTACGGCAAGCAGAACGACGGTAAAACGTCTTTTCTACGGTTCCTGTGTCCGCTCTCATTGCGGGACTACTATAAAGAGAATATCGATTTTGAAAGTAAAGACGGACGTATTGCATTAGGGGAAAACATACTCATCAACCTTGATGAGTTGTCTTCTCTGTCAAAGTCAGATACGAACAAGTTTAAAGCCTATCTGACAGAGGAGCGGGTAAAGATTCGACGGCCCTACGCTGAACGGGAAACTCAGATACAACGGCGGGCAAGCTTTCTAGGTAGCACTAACCAAAACGAGTTTTTAACCGACGTAACAGGTAACGTCCGTTGGCTTGTCTTTGAAACCTACGGCATCAAACACGATCTAGGCGGGCCAAAGGGGTACGGGGCAAACGTTGATATCAACAAGGTGTGGGCACAAGCCTATGCGCTATTGAAAGGCGGCTTTAAGTACGAGTTGACTCGTGAGGAACTGGAACGCTCTGAGAGCAACAACCGCAAACACCAGCGGACTACACCAGAGATTGATCTACTTAATCATTACTTCTTGCCTGTAGAAAGAGCCAAGACCAAAGAGAATCCCAAAGCGGAGTTTCTTACCGCTACTGAGATAGGAAAACGGCTCAGCATCCTGACAGAGGGAAAAGTGAGGCTTAACGATAATAACATTGGTAAAGCCTTAGTACATCTAGGTTTTGAACAGATTACGGCAAGACGACCAAACGGATTATTTCCTGTTAAAGGGTACTGGGTCTCTCAAACGTTAACCGGTTCAATAAACCAATAACTCTTAGACCTAACCTTACTACATTACTACAAATAGACGTAAGTCATTGATTTATAGTCTGTTTGAGTGTAGTAAGGTTAGGTCTTTTTTCATTACTACAAACTGAGTTTCCCTACTACTTTTTAATCGTAACCCTACTACACAGAAAAAAGCCTACTACACATATTCGATTGATTATCAGCTTGATACTCTCTCTTCGTAGTAAAGTAGTAGCGTAGTAAGGAGTTTTTGGAAAAAGTTAGGAAGGGTTACCGCTAAAAGAAAAAAGACGTGAATAAAGCTCCTCAAATCATCCAACAGGTCAAACAAATACCCATCGTTGACTATCTATCCAGTCTTGGTATTATGCCCGCTCACAAAGCAGGAAATCAGTTCTTTTATTGCTCTCCAAAAACCAATGAGAGAACGCCTTCATTGGCCGTTAACCCCGAGAAAAACGTTTACTTCGATTGGAGCGGAGATAGTAAAGGAGATATTATATCGTTGGTTCAACATCTAGCAGGATGTACGTTCCTTGATGCCGTTACGAAGCTTGAGCCATTTTCGATGGAGCCGCCGAAAAATTCTTTTTCTTTTAGCGGTCAACTCTCAACAGTCAATACATCGGGTATTGACATTATAGACGTTAAACCGCTTCAACATCAAGCATTGATTCAATACGTAGAAGCTAGAGGTATTTCGAGAAAGGTATATAGCCGATATCTACGAGAGATTCACTATCAGTTAAACAAAAAGAAATACTTTGCTGTAGGCTTTCCAAATGATGTTGGTGGATACGAAGTACGGAATCAATATTTTAAAGGCTCATTCGCGCCCAAAACCGTATCTACATTCAATGTTGACGGTAGTAGT comes from Fibrella aestuarina BUZ 2 and encodes:
- a CDS encoding site-specific integrase; its protein translation is MGTYTNTLKQERIKPFRVICWRRKQSENSQGLAPVMYELKFNGQSKTVHSGIYCKADELNTKEFSIAGNVPATQLLQSQRVSFDQAFSKITLAGESVDLNRLAEMVMKQVGYTEKTPLFRELLAQLVDRYKQQTGKGTTKGTLKAIVTAQFRLLDYLKDTGKQSLRLGEIKPVFVADVLAYMKGRKYSQNYANKVIRVAMQVLNLAEDSEHIPRNPLRNVRLKHERVNIVYLDETEIEKLRAYQFHNDTFDLVRDGFMFQIYTGLAYTDPYNVTKECITVIDEMTCLRIKRTKTQAPCIIPLLPPALALIEKYKGWGYCEFHGKLIPLISNQKMNSYLKEIAGICGIPKHLTTHVGRKSAATFLVNNGITPVALQSILGHSSFTTTAKHYAVTMDRTVVREMGDLSKRKFAMT
- a CDS encoding VapE domain-containing protein; protein product: MANIAKNSVQTEQIPIITRIREYLTERYEFRLDVVSNVLQYKPVGEPCFREMNENNLLRELYEKGFGRFKDQLKALLRSDFIPEHDPFKEYFEGLPQWDRTQPDYIADFASYVDVPDPSWFGSMFKKMLVRTVACSIGHAKFNKQCFVLYGKQNDGKTSFLRFLCPLSLRDYYKENIDFESKDGRIALGENILINLDELSSLSKSDTNKFKAYLTEERVKIRRPYAERETQIQRRASFLGSTNQNEFLTDVTGNVRWLVFETYGIKHDLGGPKGYGANVDINKVWAQAYALLKGGFKYELTREELERSESNNRKHQRTTPEIDLLNHYFLPVERAKTKENPKAEFLTATEIGKRLSILTEGKVRLNDNNIGKALVHLGFEQITARRPNGLFPVKGYWVSQTLTGSINQ
- a CDS encoding CHC2 zinc finger domain-containing protein, whose protein sequence is MNKAPQIIQQVKQIPIVDYLSSLGIMPAHKAGNQFFYCSPKTNERTPSLAVNPEKNVYFDWSGDSKGDIISLVQHLAGCTFLDAVTKLEPFSMEPPKNSFSFSGQLSTVNTSGIDIIDVKPLQHQALIQYVEARGISRKVYSRYLREIHYQLNKKKYFAVGFPNDVGGYEVRNQYFKGSFAPKTVSTFNVDGSSTLLLFEGFFDYLSAMEYYNKVTLPATVIVLNSLSNLNKVLPTISQYKRVSTFFDYDETGRKAQIKVKLAASNVTDFSTIYKGFKDFNEMLCK